From the Gramella sp. Hel_I_59 genome, one window contains:
- a CDS encoding WbqC family protein, translating to MDLVLLHPSYFGPVSQWVAFTKAEAVIFEAEDNYQKQTYRNRMYIYDANGKLTLNIPIKHNAALGLPKRSKQKYQNIQIENEFPWQLQHWRAFKSSYQTSPFFEFYEDELRPLYENSFKYLLDFNYRCMEFVADSLQVDWTFDQTLEFELKPEGMLDCRNLINAKSDFGFKNGRYHQVFEEKQGFLNNLCVLDLIFNEGPASLAYLQEQNL from the coding sequence ATGGATTTGGTTTTACTACATCCCTCCTATTTTGGACCAGTAAGTCAATGGGTTGCTTTTACTAAAGCTGAAGCGGTAATATTTGAAGCTGAGGATAATTACCAGAAACAAACTTACCGTAATCGCATGTATATCTATGATGCCAATGGAAAGTTAACTCTAAACATTCCTATAAAACACAATGCAGCATTAGGACTTCCAAAAAGGAGCAAACAGAAATACCAGAATATACAGATCGAGAATGAATTCCCGTGGCAGTTACAGCACTGGCGTGCTTTTAAATCTTCTTACCAGACCTCTCCATTCTTCGAGTTTTACGAAGATGAATTGAGACCGCTTTACGAGAACTCCTTTAAATATCTGCTGGATTTCAATTATCGCTGTATGGAGTTTGTCGCCGATTCATTGCAGGTCGACTGGACATTCGATCAAACATTGGAGTTTGAATTGAAGCCGGAAGGGATGCTTGATTGCAGAAACCTTATAAATGCAAAATCAGATTTTGGCTTTAAAAACGGGAGGTATCATCAGGTTTTTGAAGAGAAGCAAGGTTTTTTAAATAACCTTTGTGTTCTTGACCTTATCTTTAATGAAGGGCCAGCATCACTGGCTTACTTGCAGGAACAAAACTTATAA
- a CDS encoding endonuclease/exonuclease/phosphatase family protein — MKNLNLFDKLVFVLNSLAATALLFSYLLPHVPPKTFPLLSVLSLGVPVLIILNTLFLVYWLIRLKRQLLLSLIVLLLGYNYISVFVNFGNDIDEELEADLTLMSYNVRMFNAYNWTERTDIPEKITAFVNEKNPDILSVQEHYVGAAELSKLYPYKYVKLKGKNSEFGSAIFSKYPIIKEHSVDFPHDGNNNAIYADLLVNNDTLRVFNVHFQSLNIKPRITDLKNEDSKKLLGRIGYGFSLQQEQAEMMMKEVDRSPYKTIIMGDFNNTSFSYIYDLVRQDGRFNDAFLTAGTGFGKSFKLNYFPLRIDFLLIEKQMEILEFEKYDVDFSDHFPVSTSIKL, encoded by the coding sequence ATGAAGAATCTAAATCTTTTTGACAAGCTTGTCTTTGTACTGAATTCGCTTGCAGCTACCGCCTTACTATTCTCATATTTACTACCTCATGTTCCTCCAAAGACCTTTCCGCTACTTTCGGTACTAAGTCTGGGAGTTCCTGTGCTAATTATATTGAATACACTTTTCCTGGTATACTGGTTGATCCGGCTCAAAAGACAGCTATTGCTATCCCTGATCGTACTCTTATTAGGCTATAATTATATCTCTGTTTTCGTAAACTTCGGAAATGATATCGATGAAGAACTGGAAGCAGATCTTACGTTAATGAGTTATAACGTAAGAATGTTCAATGCCTATAATTGGACCGAAAGGACTGATATTCCTGAAAAGATTACTGCTTTCGTAAATGAAAAAAATCCGGATATTCTTAGTGTCCAGGAGCATTACGTAGGTGCTGCCGAATTATCGAAACTCTATCCGTATAAGTATGTTAAGCTGAAGGGTAAAAATTCAGAATTTGGATCGGCTATCTTTTCTAAATATCCAATTATAAAAGAGCATTCCGTAGACTTTCCCCATGATGGGAATAACAATGCAATTTATGCTGATCTTCTTGTAAATAACGATACACTTCGGGTCTTTAATGTGCATTTCCAGTCCCTAAATATTAAACCGCGTATTACTGACCTTAAGAACGAAGATTCTAAGAAATTACTGGGTAGAATTGGATATGGCTTTTCTCTCCAACAGGAACAGGCAGAAATGATGATGAAAGAGGTAGATAGGTCACCGTATAAGACTATCATCATGGGTGATTTTAATAATACAAGCTTCTCTTATATCTATGACCTGGTGCGTCAGGATGGTCGTTTTAACGATGCATTCTTAACAGCTGGAACAGGCTTCGGAAAAAGCTTTAAACTGAATTATTTTCCACTTCGTATCGATTTTTTATTGATAGAAAAGCAGATGGAAATACTCGAATTTGAAAAATACGATGTTGATTTCTCAGATCATTTCCCCGTATCTACTTCGATTAAATTATAA
- a CDS encoding rhomboid family intramembrane serine protease, which translates to MSAADKIRFKLQTATVVEKLIAVNVLAFLVFYLFRTIAYLFNIPSDFLLEWLVFPKEPLEYIMKPWSIITYAFLHSGIWHIASNMLILYFSGIYFLNYFSPKRLLNYYFLGIIIGALVYMLSYNLFPAFQGTGKSYLIGASAGVMAVLIGIATHVPNMRVRLMLIGSVKFWYIAAFLVALDVIQIPMGNAGGHFAHLGGAALGYIYTKQLQKGNDIGKWFENIMDSVAALFKPGERKPKMKTVHRNKTQAAKNRNTKTKTTSSSKNEKQQKVDNILDKISKSGYESLSKAEKDYLFQAGKED; encoded by the coding sequence ATGAGCGCAGCAGACAAAATAAGATTTAAGTTACAGACTGCTACGGTAGTGGAGAAGCTTATTGCGGTGAACGTACTGGCGTTCCTTGTTTTCTACCTATTCAGAACCATTGCCTATTTATTCAATATACCTTCAGATTTTTTACTTGAATGGTTGGTTTTTCCGAAGGAGCCGCTTGAATATATTATGAAGCCATGGTCGATCATTACCTATGCATTTCTACATAGCGGGATCTGGCATATTGCATCCAACATGCTTATTCTTTATTTTTCGGGAATCTATTTTCTGAATTATTTTTCACCTAAAAGACTGCTGAATTACTATTTCCTGGGGATCATCATCGGAGCTTTGGTCTATATGCTCAGTTATAACTTGTTTCCAGCATTCCAGGGTACCGGCAAATCTTATTTGATAGGAGCTTCCGCAGGAGTGATGGCTGTACTTATTGGGATAGCCACACACGTCCCGAACATGAGAGTGAGATTAATGCTTATAGGCAGTGTGAAATTCTGGTATATCGCCGCATTTCTGGTTGCACTTGATGTCATACAAATTCCAATGGGTAACGCAGGTGGGCATTTCGCGCATCTTGGAGGTGCAGCTCTAGGGTATATTTATACTAAACAGCTTCAGAAAGGGAATGATATTGGAAAATGGTTCGAGAATATTATGGATAGCGTTGCGGCTTTATTCAAACCAGGCGAACGCAAGCCGAAAATGAAAACAGTTCATCGAAACAAAACGCAGGCTGCAAAAAATCGTAATACAAAAACGAAAACTACTTCCTCAAGTAAAAATGAGAAACAGCAAAAAGTAGATAACATTCTGGATAAGATCAGCAAAAGCGGATATGAAAGTTTGTCCAAGGCTGAAAAGGACTATTTATTCCAGGCCGGTAAAGAAGACTAG
- a CDS encoding rhomboid family intramembrane serine protease produces MGKITDTVKTLLIINVIFFIGSQLLGDVAYEYFALWFVKNPNFQVWQVITHMFMHGGFTHILFNMYALWAFGGPIEQMLGQKRFLFFYFTAGIGAALLHTLVNFYGYQSGVQDLLDAGMNMTQVDNFFLTGEYPKAILDTVPMDTLQSAYEAFTTPAVGASGAIYGILVAFGMMFPNVELFLLFVPVPIKAKYFIPAIILLDLFSGVTGYSLFGGSIAHFAHVGGALFGFLMMYYWKKNQFNDNRWY; encoded by the coding sequence ATGGGAAAAATTACGGATACGGTAAAGACGTTATTGATTATCAATGTGATATTCTTCATTGGGAGTCAGTTATTAGGTGATGTAGCCTACGAGTATTTCGCACTCTGGTTCGTCAAGAATCCGAACTTCCAGGTTTGGCAGGTCATTACCCATATGTTTATGCATGGTGGTTTTACGCATATTCTTTTTAATATGTACGCTTTGTGGGCCTTTGGTGGACCTATTGAGCAAATGCTGGGACAGAAAAGATTTTTATTTTTTTACTTCACAGCCGGGATTGGAGCCGCTTTGCTACATACACTTGTAAATTTTTATGGGTACCAGTCGGGAGTTCAGGATTTACTGGATGCGGGAATGAACATGACCCAGGTGGATAATTTCTTCCTAACCGGGGAGTATCCAAAAGCTATTCTTGACACTGTTCCTATGGATACTTTACAAAGCGCCTACGAAGCGTTCACTACGCCAGCTGTAGGAGCTTCCGGAGCAATATATGGGATTCTTGTAGCGTTTGGTATGATGTTTCCTAATGTAGAATTATTCCTTTTATTCGTGCCTGTACCTATTAAAGCCAAATATTTTATACCTGCGATCATTCTATTAGACCTGTTTTCAGGGGTTACGGGTTATTCTTTATTTGGAGGATCTATAGCACATTTTGCTCACGTTGGAGGCGCCCTGTTCGGGTTCCTGATGATGTATTACTGGAAAAAGAATCAGTTTAACGACAATCGCTGGTACTAA
- the mutL gene encoding DNA mismatch repair endonuclease MutL, with product MNNIIQLLPDHVANQIAAGEVVQRPASVIKELLENSIDAHSGRIQVVIKDAGKTLIQVIDDGAGMSITDARMSFERHATSKIKIADDLFALRTKGFRGEALASIAAIAHVELKTKTENEEIGTCIKIEGSKISAQDACVTPKGTCISVKNLFYNIPARRNFLKSDNVETRHIIDEFQRVALAHPDISFSLAHNGNELFQLPAANHRQRITNILGGKTNEKLVPVEEDTGIVKISGFVGKPEFAKKSRGEQFFFVNNRFIKSPYLNHAVVASFEGLLKDKSYPSYFLYLDVDPKTIDINIHPTKTEIKFDDEHALYAILKSAIKHALGQFNVAPILDFDRDSELDTPYNYQSKQASAPQIEVDRNFNPFQSENSARSYNPSNSGYRREKPAEWESLYSGLESKSTSDVDVRQIEFESEEVTGNLFAGKEDEIEKSTFQLHKKYIISTLKSGILVIDQHRAHTRILYEELLKNITVSAAVSQQLLFPLKLQFNHQEMEMLQEIKESLEQTGFIFSSFDKDEVEISGIPTLISESEVEILLEQLIADFEKDVPDNGFSQTDLLSKSLANSMAVRSGTMLNSAEQQHIVNRLFACKEPALSPSNRTIFTTLSIEELDKKFA from the coding sequence ATGAATAACATTATTCAACTGTTGCCCGATCATGTTGCAAACCAGATCGCTGCGGGTGAGGTGGTTCAACGACCGGCTTCAGTAATCAAAGAACTTCTCGAAAATAGTATAGACGCTCATTCAGGTCGTATACAAGTGGTTATTAAAGATGCTGGTAAGACTTTGATACAGGTCATCGATGATGGTGCTGGAATGAGTATCACCGATGCGCGCATGAGCTTTGAAAGACATGCAACTTCCAAAATTAAAATTGCAGACGATCTTTTTGCTTTGAGAACCAAAGGTTTTCGTGGTGAAGCTCTAGCATCTATTGCGGCGATCGCGCATGTGGAGTTAAAGACGAAGACAGAGAATGAAGAGATTGGCACCTGTATCAAGATCGAAGGAAGCAAGATCTCTGCCCAGGATGCCTGCGTAACTCCAAAGGGAACCTGTATTAGCGTTAAGAATCTTTTTTACAACATACCAGCCCGAAGGAATTTTTTAAAGTCTGACAATGTCGAAACACGGCATATCATTGATGAATTTCAACGTGTAGCGCTAGCGCATCCTGATATTAGTTTTTCACTTGCACATAACGGGAACGAATTATTTCAGTTACCTGCGGCCAATCATCGCCAGAGAATCACCAACATTCTTGGTGGAAAAACGAATGAAAAACTTGTTCCGGTTGAAGAGGATACTGGTATCGTAAAGATTTCCGGATTCGTGGGCAAACCTGAATTCGCTAAAAAGAGCAGGGGAGAACAGTTCTTCTTCGTGAATAATCGTTTTATTAAAAGTCCGTATTTAAATCATGCTGTTGTAGCATCTTTTGAAGGCCTACTGAAAGATAAAAGCTATCCAAGCTATTTTCTTTATCTGGATGTAGATCCAAAAACGATTGATATCAACATTCATCCAACTAAAACTGAGATCAAGTTTGATGATGAACATGCATTATATGCTATTCTGAAAAGTGCGATCAAGCATGCGCTTGGCCAGTTTAATGTAGCGCCTATTCTGGATTTTGATCGGGACTCTGAATTGGATACACCGTATAACTACCAGTCAAAACAGGCGAGTGCGCCGCAGATCGAGGTTGATCGAAATTTTAATCCATTTCAATCTGAAAACTCTGCACGCTCGTATAACCCTTCCAATTCTGGATACAGGAGAGAAAAGCCTGCGGAATGGGAAAGTTTGTACTCCGGTTTGGAATCTAAGTCAACTTCCGACGTAGATGTTCGGCAAATAGAATTTGAAAGTGAAGAAGTTACCGGTAATCTTTTTGCCGGGAAGGAGGATGAGATCGAGAAATCCACATTTCAGCTTCATAAAAAATATATTATTTCCACGTTAAAGAGCGGTATCCTCGTTATTGATCAGCACCGTGCTCATACGCGCATCCTTTACGAGGAATTATTGAAGAATATTACCGTTTCTGCAGCAGTTAGTCAGCAATTATTATTTCCTTTGAAACTTCAGTTTAATCATCAGGAAATGGAGATGCTGCAGGAAATCAAAGAATCCCTGGAACAAACCGGTTTTATTTTTTCCTCATTCGATAAGGATGAAGTGGAGATCTCTGGAATTCCAACGCTGATCTCTGAAAGTGAAGTAGAGATTTTACTGGAACAGCTTATTGCTGACTTTGAAAAAGACGTACCTGATAATGGATTTTCTCAAACCGATTTATTATCAAAATCCTTGGCAAATTCAATGGCAGTGCGTTCTGGAACCATGTTGAATTCAGCTGAGCAACAACATATTGTTAACCGACTTTTTGCCTGTAAGGAACCGGCTCTAAGTCCTTCAAATAGAACCATTTTCACTACGCTATCTATAGAGGAACTGGACAAAAAATTTGCCTGA
- the ribH gene encoding 6,7-dimethyl-8-ribityllumazine synthase: MATKGNNLSEYDKNTIPNAKDFRFGIVVSEWNEEITQGLFQGAFDAWIENGVQKENIVRWNVPGSFELIYGCKKMQERFEMLDAIVAVGNVIQGETKHFDFVCDGVTQGIKDLNLQSDIPVIFCVLTDNNIEQSRARSGGEHGNKGTEAAIAAIKMAQLRKDAKFYKG, from the coding sequence ATGGCTACAAAAGGTAATAACCTTTCAGAGTACGATAAAAATACAATCCCAAACGCGAAAGATTTTCGGTTTGGGATTGTTGTTTCTGAATGGAATGAGGAAATAACACAAGGCTTATTTCAGGGTGCATTTGATGCGTGGATCGAAAACGGTGTGCAAAAGGAGAATATTGTACGCTGGAACGTTCCAGGTAGCTTTGAACTTATTTACGGCTGCAAGAAAATGCAGGAAAGATTTGAAATGCTGGATGCCATCGTTGCCGTTGGAAATGTGATACAGGGAGAGACCAAGCACTTCGATTTTGTTTGTGATGGTGTAACTCAGGGCATTAAAGATCTAAATTTACAGTCAGATATCCCGGTCATTTTTTGTGTGCTTACAGATAATAATATCGAGCAGTCTCGCGCCAGAAGTGGTGGAGAACACGGGAATAAAGGAACAGAAGCTGCTATTGCCGCGATAAAGATGGCTCAGCTTAGAAAGGATGCTAAATTCTACAAGGGATAA
- a CDS encoding tetratricopeptide repeat protein: MASYKKRGYKPSGKTEKEQIEEQESTTAEVFNSLDEGASRTETWVADNQKYIYIIVGVAIVAVLGYLGYNRFIHEPKQNEAANEMAMAQNYMASALRANGAQSDSLYNLALNGGEGKYGFLDIIENYGGTDAANLAQYNAGFAYLRTGKYQEAIEQLEGFSSDDEIFSALATGGIGDAFLQLDQPEEALGYYEKAADMRTNSFTTPRFLLKAAIIAINTGDAEAAEEHLMKIEEEYADSPEADKVAVYLGQARAMKK, encoded by the coding sequence ATGGCATCTTATAAGAAAAGAGGATACAAGCCTTCCGGGAAAACTGAGAAGGAACAAATCGAAGAACAGGAATCAACAACTGCTGAAGTTTTTAACAGTTTAGATGAAGGGGCAAGTAGAACCGAAACCTGGGTCGCCGATAATCAAAAGTATATCTACATTATTGTGGGAGTTGCTATCGTTGCTGTACTTGGATATCTGGGATATAATCGTTTTATCCACGAACCGAAACAAAACGAAGCTGCCAATGAGATGGCAATGGCACAGAACTATATGGCTTCAGCTCTTAGAGCGAACGGAGCACAGAGTGATTCCCTTTACAATCTTGCACTTAATGGCGGGGAAGGTAAATACGGATTCCTTGATATCATAGAGAATTACGGTGGTACTGATGCGGCAAATCTTGCTCAGTATAATGCTGGTTTCGCTTACCTAAGAACTGGAAAGTATCAGGAAGCTATCGAGCAACTGGAAGGATTTAGTAGTGATGATGAGATTTTCTCTGCACTTGCAACTGGTGGAATTGGAGATGCTTTTCTGCAGCTAGACCAGCCGGAAGAAGCTTTAGGTTATTACGAGAAGGCTGCAGATATGCGTACAAACTCTTTTACAACTCCTAGATTTCTTTTAAAAGCTGCGATCATTGCAATCAATACTGGTGATGCTGAAGCTGCGGAAGAACATTTAATGAAGATCGAAGAGGAGTATGCAGATTCTCCTGAAGCAGATAAAGTGGCTGTCTATCTTGGACAGGCCCGCGCGATGAAAAAATAA
- the recF gene encoding DNA replication and repair protein RecF (All proteins in this family for which functions are known are DNA-binding proteins that assist the filamentation of RecA onto DNA for the initiation of recombination or recombinational repair.), translated as MHLKNLSLLNYKNLKTAEFTFDNKINCLVGNNGVGKTNVLDSIYHLSFGKSYFNPITSQNINHEAEFFVVDGEFEKNDKAEKILVSAKKGQKKVIKRNNKTYDKVSDHIGFIPTVIISPADRDLIIEGSETRRKFMDGVISQSDQSYLQSLLNYTKQISQRNSLLKYFAANSTFDRDTLEVYNHQISNLGQDLFEKRKSFLKDFIPIFNKRYADITNNKEIVDINYKSQLSEKSLSSLLEENLQKDMALQYTSVGTHKDDLSFEIEGHPIKKFGSQGQQKSFLIALKLAQFDFIKKISQVNPILLLDDIFDKLDENRVAHIVALVATNELGQIFLSDTHADRTEKVVKGSNQSYKIFKL; from the coding sequence ATGCACCTAAAAAATCTTAGCCTTCTCAATTACAAGAATCTAAAGACGGCTGAATTTACTTTTGACAATAAGATCAATTGCCTGGTTGGTAATAACGGCGTTGGAAAAACTAACGTTCTGGACAGTATTTATCATCTCTCCTTCGGAAAAAGCTATTTTAACCCAATTACTTCTCAAAATATCAATCATGAAGCTGAATTTTTCGTCGTGGATGGAGAATTTGAAAAAAATGATAAAGCTGAAAAGATCCTGGTTAGCGCCAAGAAAGGACAGAAAAAGGTAATCAAACGGAATAATAAAACCTATGATAAAGTGAGTGATCATATAGGTTTTATTCCTACCGTGATCATTTCCCCTGCAGACCGGGACCTTATTATTGAAGGTTCAGAAACAAGGAGAAAGTTCATGGACGGAGTTATTTCTCAAAGCGATCAATCCTATCTCCAATCCTTATTAAATTATACGAAACAGATCTCACAGCGAAATTCCTTATTAAAATATTTTGCTGCCAATTCTACTTTTGACCGTGATACCCTGGAAGTTTACAACCACCAAATTAGTAACCTTGGACAGGATCTATTCGAAAAACGAAAAAGTTTTCTCAAAGATTTCATACCGATCTTTAATAAACGTTATGCTGATATTACTAATAATAAAGAGATCGTAGATATTAATTATAAGAGTCAGTTATCTGAAAAGTCATTATCATCACTGCTTGAAGAAAATCTTCAGAAAGATATGGCTTTACAATACACCTCTGTGGGAACCCATAAAGATGACCTTAGTTTTGAAATCGAGGGTCATCCTATCAAAAAGTTCGGCTCCCAGGGACAGCAAAAGAGCTTTTTGATCGCATTAAAACTGGCACAGTTCGATTTTATAAAAAAAATTAGCCAGGTGAACCCTATTCTCCTGCTGGATGATATCTTTGACAAACTTGATGAAAACAGGGTTGCTCATATTGTAGCATTAGTGGCTACCAATGAACTTGGACAGATCTTTCTTAGTGATACTCACGCAGATAGAACCGAGAAGGTGGTGAAAGGCAGTAATCAATCTTATAAAATTTTTAAACTTTGA
- a CDS encoding lipocalin family protein: MKKALYLLVAIVLTSCTKTDPNEQLQNLTGYWTIEKVEVENDSMVEYSLSQYIDYIEIKDSVGFRKKLQPKIDGGYIEASNDSEKITAKIEDDVLNLYYSTAFDEWQETVLVATEDELVIKNRDDKKYFYKKYEPLISTDEEETKE; encoded by the coding sequence TTGAAAAAAGCTTTATACTTATTAGTCGCTATCGTTCTCACCTCCTGTACGAAAACAGATCCCAACGAACAATTGCAAAATCTCACCGGGTACTGGACGATCGAGAAAGTGGAAGTTGAGAATGATTCTATGGTAGAATATAGTTTGAGCCAATATATTGATTATATAGAGATCAAGGATAGTGTTGGTTTTCGAAAGAAACTTCAGCCAAAGATCGATGGTGGTTATATAGAAGCTTCCAATGATTCAGAAAAAATTACCGCGAAGATCGAAGATGATGTTTTGAACCTTTATTATAGTACAGCTTTCGATGAATGGCAGGAAACGGTTCTCGTAGCTACGGAAGATGAACTGGTCATCAAAAATCGCGATGATAAGAAATATTTTTATAAAAAATACGAACCTTTAATTAGCACAGATGAAGAAGAGACGAAAGAATGA
- a CDS encoding DUF721 domain-containing protein — MKKRRKNEEMVLGDLLKSFVGENKLDTKGLNQVQIREVWNNQMGPAIAKYTTGLKLKHDTLFVQLSSSVLREELSYGKEKIIRNLNEEMNQELVKKLVLR; from the coding sequence ATGAAGAAGAGACGAAAGAATGAGGAAATGGTCCTCGGCGATCTGCTGAAAAGTTTTGTAGGTGAGAACAAGCTGGACACAAAGGGATTAAACCAGGTACAGATACGGGAAGTTTGGAACAACCAGATGGGACCTGCAATTGCAAAATACACTACCGGACTTAAACTGAAGCATGACACGCTGTTCGTGCAATTGAGTTCTTCTGTACTTAGAGAGGAATTAAGTTACGGGAAGGAAAAGATCATTAGAAACCTTAACGAGGAGATGAACCAGGAATTGGTGAAAAAACTGGTTTTACGTTAA
- a CDS encoding nucleoside-diphosphate kinase, which yields MADNRTFTMIKPDAVENGHIGGILDQITASGFRIVAMKLTHMTKRDAETFYAVHNERPFFGELVEFMTRGPIVAAILEKDNAVEDFRTLIGATNPEDAAEGTIRKKYATSIGENAVHGSDSDENAQIEGAFHFAGREMF from the coding sequence ATGGCAGATAATAGAACATTCACCATGATTAAGCCAGATGCAGTTGAAAACGGGCATATTGGTGGAATATTAGATCAAATCACCGCTTCAGGATTTAGAATCGTAGCGATGAAACTTACTCACATGACCAAGAGAGATGCTGAAACTTTTTATGCTGTGCATAACGAGCGTCCATTTTTCGGAGAATTGGTTGAATTCATGACTCGCGGACCTATTGTTGCTGCGATCCTTGAGAAAGACAATGCTGTAGAAGATTTCAGAACATTGATTGGTGCTACAAATCCAGAAGATGCTGCTGAAGGAACTATCAGAAAAAAATATGCTACCAGTATTGGTGAGAACGCTGTTCACGGAAGTGATAGTGACGAGAATGCACAAATCGAAGGTGCTTTCCATTTTGCAGGTAGAGAGATGTTCTAG
- a CDS encoding alkaline phosphatase D family protein: protein MKQRFLIFLFIFSLVSCGSTEDIKLEKEPDYIIAFGSCNREDAPQPLWNEILKNEPDVFLWGGDNVYADTDVPEVLGVAYAVQKNNDGYQKLLNSVPVYGVWDDHDYGQNDGGKDYEIKEESQQYFLDFMDVAKNDPRRDQEGIYSSEMLETPKGSIKVIMLDTRYFRDDLLRNSDANRRYEPSSGTILGEQQWSWLQNELKTSNAQFNIILSSIQILSDEHGFETWGNFPSEAKKLKDLIVTSEAKNVILLSGDRHISEFSEERINGLNYPLVDFTSSGLTHTYEAFDGEPNEHRVGEVVSKKSFGLLKFDFENSRVSMEMRGLNNRKQQDYIVEFQ from the coding sequence ATGAAACAAAGATTTCTAATATTCCTATTTATATTCAGCCTTGTGTCCTGCGGGTCTACCGAAGATATTAAGCTGGAGAAGGAACCAGATTATATCATTGCTTTTGGAAGCTGTAATCGGGAAGATGCACCCCAGCCATTATGGAATGAAATTCTTAAAAATGAACCCGATGTCTTTTTATGGGGAGGCGATAATGTATATGCAGATACAGATGTTCCTGAAGTTTTAGGCGTAGCTTATGCTGTTCAGAAGAATAATGACGGATATCAAAAGTTACTTAATAGTGTGCCAGTTTACGGGGTTTGGGATGATCACGATTACGGCCAGAACGATGGAGGTAAGGATTATGAAATTAAAGAAGAAAGTCAGCAGTATTTCCTTGACTTCATGGATGTTGCGAAAAATGATCCAAGAAGAGACCAGGAAGGTATCTATAGTTCAGAGATGCTGGAAACGCCCAAAGGTTCAATTAAAGTGATCATGCTTGATACCCGTTATTTTCGGGATGATTTGCTTAGGAACAGTGATGCTAACAGGCGCTACGAGCCTTCCAGTGGCACCATTCTTGGCGAACAGCAGTGGAGCTGGTTACAAAATGAACTTAAAACTTCGAATGCTCAGTTCAATATTATTCTTTCCAGTATCCAGATACTTTCAGATGAACACGGATTTGAAACCTGGGGGAATTTCCCTTCGGAAGCAAAAAAACTAAAAGATCTTATTGTTACTTCGGAAGCGAAAAATGTCATTCTATTAAGTGGTGACCGTCATATTTCTGAATTTTCCGAGGAAAGAATTAATGGGCTAAACTATCCTTTGGTGGACTTTACGAGTAGCGGACTTACTCATACTTACGAAGCTTTTGACGGTGAGCCGAATGAGCATAGAGTAGGAGAGGTGGTGAGCAAAAAGAGCTTTGGCTTATTAAAATTTGACTTTGAGAATTCGAGAGTAAGCATGGAAATGCGCGGACTTAATAACCGTAAACAGCAGGATTATATCGTTGAATTCCAGTAA